TGCAGGGCGCAGTCAATCCCGATGAGTTTTATGTTTTTAAAGAGACCTTAGCCAAGGGCAAAAAGGCCATTATTCGGAAATCATTGGGGTCAAAGTTAATTCAGATGCAGTTTGCTCCCCAAGGTTCCGCAGAGCGTGTGCAGACCGTTGAAGTGAACCCAGAAGAACGCAATCGTTTCTCAATTAGCGATGATGATGTCACTGAGCTTGCAAAGTATGCAGTCATTATTGAGAAGCACTATGGGCGACCCATGGATATTGAATGGGGTAAAGATGGTGAGGATGGCAAGATCTATATTCTTCAGGCACGACCTGAGACCGTCAAAAGCCAAGCAGCTGATCAAGTAGAGCTGCGCTATCGTTTGAAGGGAAATTCAAAAGTCATTACCACAGGTAGAGCCATTGGCCAAAAGATTGGTGGTGGTCCAGTACGGGTAATTCGGGATGCCAGCGAAATGGATCGGGTTCAGCCCGGTGATGTTTTGGTGGCCGATATGACCGACCCAAATTGGGAGCCCGTCATGAAGCGTGCTTCGGCAATCGTCACTAATCGAGGTGGCAGAACTTGCCATGCGGCCATCATTGCGCGTGAACTTGGTGTTCCTGCAGTTGTGGGTTGCAGTAATGCAACCGATGTCTTACAAGATGGGGCGGTAGTTACCGTTTCATGCGCTGAGGGTGATGAAGGACGTATTTATGATGGCCTGATTGAAACCGAGGTTACTGAGGTGAAGCGCGGTGTTTTGCCTGAGATACCTGTCAAGATCACCATGAATATCGGTAACCCTCAGTTGGCCTTTGATTTCTGCCAACTGCCAAACGCGGGTGTTGGTCTGGCCCGATTGGAATTCATTATTAATAATTATATTGGCGTGCATCCACGCGCAGTATTGGAATATCCCAATATTGATGCCGATCTAAAGCGAGCGGTGGAGAGTGTGGCGCGCGGGTATTCAAGTCCTCGGGCATTTTATGAGGATAAATTGGTCGAAGGGGTCGCAACGATTGCTGCCGCCTTTTATCCCAAGCCAGTCATTGTCCGATTATCGGACTTTAAGTCCAATGAGTACAAAAAGTTGATTGGCGGATCGCGCTACGAGCCAGATGAAGAAAACCCCATGCTCGGCTTTCGGGGGGCATCGCGTTATGTCTCAGAAGATTTTGGCGAGGCATTTGCCCTTGAATGCGCTGCGATGAAGCGAGTACGCGAGGAAATGGGCTTAGATAATGTGGAGATCATGGTGCCGTTTGTGCGAACCATTGCACAGGCAAAGCGCGTAATAGACATGATGGCTAAGTTTGGTCTACAACGCGGGGTTAACGGTTTGAAATTGATCATGATGTGCGAGATTCCATCGAATGCCATTTTGGCCGATCAATTCCTAGAGTACTTTGATGGCTTCTCAATTGGCTCAAACGATATGACCCAGTTAACTCTAGGGCTTGATCGCGATTCTGGCATGGAGCTCTTGGCCATTGATTTCGATGAGCGTGATCCCGCAGTGGAGTTCATGATTGAGCGGTCGATTGATGCCTGCGTCAAGCAAGGGAAGTATGTTGGCATTTGCGGACAGGGACCCTCTGATCACCCAGACTTTGCCAGGTGGCTTGTGAAAAAAGGAATCACCTCAATTTCACTAAACCCAGATAGCGTCGTACAAACCTGGGAGTTTTTAGCTAAGAACAGTTCTTAAGCTCGAAATCAATCAGGCTGATAAGGCGGGCAAACCCGCCTTATTTATTTGTACCTTTTGGACGTTTTGCTCGACTTGAAGATTTACTTCTTGGTTTATGGACAGGAACAGTGCCGAGTTTTTTCGAGGGCGATTGAATGGAAATACTTCTCTTCGAGCCATTCCAGCTTGGCTCAGGAATACTGAGCGCTACTTCTTTAAGTTTCTCTCCCCAAATTCGGTGCATCATCTCAAAGTAGGGATTATCTTCATCAATCGTGATTAACTTATCTAAATTGAAAGAGTCTTTCTCATAGACCAAAAGATCGAGTGGTAAGCCAACTGAGATATTACTTTTGATGGTCGAGTCCATCGAGATCAGGACACATTTAGTTGCTAAATTAAGTGGGGTATTAAAACGAATCACTCGATCGAGAATGGGTTTGCCGTATTTAGACTCACCGATTTGAAAATAGGGGGTTTCCGGGGTGGTTTCAATGAAGTTACCGGCTGCATAAATATTGAATAAACGGGGTTTTTCACCTTCGATTTGACCGCCAAAAATTAAGTTGCAATTAAACTCAATCCCCGATTTTTGAAGATCCTCAAAATCGCGTTCCCGTACTTTTTTTACAGCTGAACCAACGACTGTTGCTGCTTCATGACAGCTTTTAGCATTCCACAAATTGATGCCATTAAATATTTCACCCTGGAGGAGTATTTCTTTAACTGCTTGGGTAATGGCTAAATTGCCTGAGCTCATAAGAACAAAGAAGCGCTCGCGGTCTTGATGAAAGATGGTCATCTTCCGAAAGGTGCCGATTTGATCAACTCCCGCATTGGTCCGAGTATCAGCCAAGAATACGAGGCCTTCATTGAGGCAAAGAGCAACGCAATAGGTCATGGTTAAAGCACTTTCACTTGTTGTATGGAAATGCGAGCCCGAAGCTCCTCTTGGCCACCACCGGAACGGATTCCTTTGATGGGTGCAGCTGAATAATAATCCCTTCCAACCGCTAAGCGAATATGCCGTTGATCAGTCAAGCATGCATGAGTCACATCAATGCTAACCCAGCGCCCCTGTTCTGCATCCAAGCAAACGTCAACCCAGGCATGACTCGCTAGGTTTGGAGACTCCTCTGCAAAAAAGTAACCGCTGACATAACGCGCAGGAATATTGGCAAACCGACAAAGGCTCAACATAATGTGGCTGTGATCTTGGCATACGCCTGCCTGCATGGTAAATGCTTGAGCTGCAGTCGTTGCAAAGGTGGTGACGCCTGCTTGATACCGAATACTGGAGCGGATTGCATCGGCTAAAGCTAATACAGAATCAATGTCAGGTTTTTTGGGAAGCTCTGACTCAAAGTGTGATTGCATGGGCTGTGATATTTGTGTCAGCGCAGTAGGCTGTAAGAGGTAGTATGGCGATACCGCACGCGGATCATCTTGGTATTCATGGCAAGCAAGGGTATGAATTTCTCCTTTCGCAGTAATGCTCATCGATTTATAGGGAGTGTCGAGCACTAAAGTTTGGCAGGTATTCCCAAAAGTATCTTGGTTGGATTTTGCTTTCACGGGCGACTGAATTTGCCACTTCACAATCGTTTGTCCCTTGCTATCGAGTGGGCTAAGCCGTAACTCCTGAATCGAATAGCGAACTGGATTGTCATATTGGTATTCGGTATGGTGCTCTATCTGTAAGTGCATAGGATTCAACTTAGGCAACGGCAAGAGGAATGAGGAACGCATTACTGAGCTCGTCGCCAATATGGTTAATGCGTTTTAGAAACTGCTTAGTAAATTCTTCAAGCCCAATATGAAAGACTTCATTAATATCCGAGTAATCAAGGTCTGCTTGGAGTTTGCCAATAAGACGTTCTATCTCTTTAGAATTCTGATTCCGAATTTCTCCCATCAATACAATCAAATCCCCTACGCAATAGCGCAATGAGCGCGGCATTTGCTGATTAAAAATCAGGAGCTCTGCAGCCTTTTGTGGAGTAATTTGATCTGAATAAATCTGCCGATAAATCTCAAAAGCGGATACGGAACGCAGCAGTGCAGCCCAGTGATAGAAATCAAAGAATGCTGAATCCGCTTCCTCTTGGATGTCTTGAATGGGTTTTAGTTGGCGCAAGCTTGCAGGGTCTTGGTACTTGGTTTCTAGGATGCGAGCAGTATTATCGGCGCGCTCTAGTAGGGTGCCGATTCGCATGAAGTAATATGCCTCATTTTTCAGCATGGTGCCATGCATGACACCACGTGAGAGATGGCAGCGATATTTAACCCAATCTAAAAGACTACTAGGGTCTGCATAATCCTGTTTGGCGAGTAATTGGGTTAATTCAAGCCAGGTCGTGTTTTGAGTTTCCCACAGTTCAGAGGTAATTCGTCCGCGTATTGCCCGCGCATTCTCTCGAGCAGCGCGCAAGCAAGACACAATGCTCGATGGATTATTTGCATCAGCAATCATGAACCGCAAAATCGACTCCTGGTTCATTTGGGAGTGACTTGCCAGGAATGCAGGCTCAAGTTTAGAGATGGTGAGTAACTTACGCCAACTTTGGTCTCGGTATTCAGAGGGCTGGGGTAGTAAAGAGGTTTGATAGTTCACATCGAGCATGCGCGCGGTATTCTCAGCCCGCTCGGTATAGCGAGCCATCCAATAGAGGCAATCAGCAGTCCGACTTAGCATCGATTAATCCTCCAGTACCCACGTATCTTTAGTGCCACCGCCTTGTGAGGAGTTCACAACCAAAGAACCCTCCTTGAGGGCAACACGGGTTAGTCCCCCGGGAACCATTTTGATGGTTTTGCCAGACAGCACAAATGGTCGAAGATCAATATGCCTTGGTGCAATTCCCGATTCTACGAAGGTTGGGCAGGTGGATAGGGATAGAGTGGGTTGGGCAATATATTGATCAGGGTGTTTAATTAAGTTATCCCGAAAGCGCTCAATTTCCTCTTTGGTCGATGCTGGACCTACCAACATGCCATAGCCACCGGCGCCATGAGTTTCTTTGACTACGAGTTCATGAAGATGAGCCAATGTATAAGCCAGATCATCCGCTTTACGGCATTGATAGGTAGGCACATTATTCAGTATGGGTTTTTCGCCTAAGTAGAACTCAATCATTTCAGGCACATAGGGGTAAATTGATTTATCGTCGGCAATTCCAGTGCCAATTGCGTTTGCTAAGGTGACATTGCCTGCACGGTAGGCATTAAGTAAGCCAGCTACTCCTAAGGCAGAATCTGACCGAAATGCTAAAGGGTCTAAGAAGTCGTCATCTATGCGTCGATAGATCACATCGACTCGCTGGGGACCTTGGGTGGTCCGCATAAACACTTCTTCATCTTTGACAAAAAGGTCTTTACCTTCAACTAGCTCCACACCCATTTGTTGAGCAAGGTAAGTGTGTTCAAAGTAGGCGGAGTTAAACATGCCCGGGGTGAGCACCACCACGTTCGGTTTTTTTACTCCCTCTGGCTTTACTGACTTTAGGCATTCCAAAAGAAGGTCAGGGTAGTGCTCAACGGGAGCAACCCGATAGCGTTGGAATAAATCGGGGAAGAGTCGCATCATCATCTTACGATCTTCGACCATATACGATACGCCCGATGGTACGCGTAGATTGTCTTCTAAGACATAGAATTCGCCAGCGCCGGCACGGACAATATCAATTCCTGCGATTTGGGCATAAATATTCCGCGGAACATCCACGAAGCGCATTTCAGGTCGATATTGGGCATTATTAAAAATCTGCTCCCCCGGAATAATTCCCGCTTTAACAATTGCTTCATCGTGATAGACATCATGGATAAAGTGATTGAGTGCGGTCACACGTTGCCGCAGTCCTGCCTCAAGCGTCGACCACTCTTGGGCCGTGAATATCCGCGGCACTTGATCAAATGGAATGGTGCGCTCAGCCCCCAAGTCGTCACCATAGACCGCAAAGGTAATCCCAACCCGCCGAAAGATCAATTCAGCCTCAGCTCTTTTGAGTGCCATGAGCGCATCACTTTGCTCAGCAAGCCATTGCTGAAAAATGGCATAGTGAGGTCGCGCCACGCCATGCTCATCAAACATTTCGTCGTACGGGGTTTTCATACCCCTTACGGTATTACGCCGCAATACTGGATCGAGCCAAAATTGTAGAGCCTTGGTGCAAATATGCACCTAAATAGTGCAAATAATGATTTAAGAGAGTTGCCCGCGTACGATTCTGGCCTTCTCGCGCTCCCAATCACGCTCTTTACTGGCCTCGCGCTTATCGTGTTGTTTCTTACCTCGGGCAAGCCCTATTTCACATTTGACTCGACCTTTTGAGAAGTGCAAATTGAGGGGGACCAAGGTGTAGCCACGTTGCTCAACCTTGCCGATTAATTTCCGAATCTCGCTCTCATTTAAGAGAAGTTTCCGTGTTCGGGTTGGGTCAGCATAGATATGAGTCGATGTCGATGAAAGTGGGCTGATATGAGAACCAATTAGAAAAATTTCAGCATTGCGAACGACCACATACGCTTCTTTAATTTGTGCGCGCCCAGCACGAATTGCCTTGACCTCCCACCCTTCGAGGACAAGACCCGCTTCATAGCGTTCTTCAATAAAATAATCAAAGAATGCTTTTTTGTTATCAACGATACTCATGGTTTAGAGTTTTTATAGGTTCCACAGTTTCATTATGGCAGACGTCAATAAGACGGTTTTGATTGGTCAATCCGCTGACCGCATGTATAGCCTAGTTACAGACGTTAGGCGCTATCCAGAGTTTTTACCCTGGTGCGGTGGTGTGGATATTTACGAGCAAACCGAGACGGTGCTTGATGCCAAAATCAAGATCCACTTCAAAGGCATTGAGCAGTTCTTTCATACTCGGAACACAAACCATCGTCCCGATTCGATTGATATGCAGTTTGTCGATGGTCCATTTAAAAAGTTCACTGGGCAGTGGCGCTTCATTCCCTTACGTGAAGATGCATGCAAGATTGAGTTTAATTTGCACTGGGAGTTTAAAAGCGTGATCCTAGATAAGATCATCGGTCCGGTGTTTTCTTATATCGCCAGTACCTTTGTGGACTGTTTTGTAAAGCGAGCGGAGCAACTGTATGGCCACTAAAGCTAAATCCATGGAAATACTTTTATGCGATGCGCGCCAGGATCCGCCATTACTGGAAATTCATCACCTTCCATTCCATGATGTCCAAAAGCCCACGGTGGGTTGGGCGCTTCAAATCTTGGGTATCGCTAACAATCAAGACGATCCAGCGATTAGCCGTAAGGGGTGTTATGGAGTATTTGGTAAGCGAAAGGATTGGGACAGCCCACTCTATGCCGGGGACCGTTTAGAGCTCTATGCACCATTACTGATTGACCCTAAATCGGCTAGGCGAAAGAAGGCCAATCGGGACAAAGACAGCCTTCTAAAAGCGAAAGCGCTGCGCCGCCAGGCAGCAAAACCCAGGCCCTGAAGGAGCCTTCGACGCAGAACCTTTATAATCGGATTTTGCGACTAGGGGTTTTGCATGCGACTCATACAAAAAGCACTGACCTTTGATGACGTGCTCCTTGTGCCGGCTTATTCGGCCGTCCTTCCTCGTGACACCAGCTTGGTCACCCAATTAACTCGCGAGATTACGATCAACATTCCCTTGGTATCTGCTGCGATGGATACAGTGACCGAAGGCAGACTCGCGATTGCCATGGCAAGTGAGGGTGGTATCGGAATCATTCATAAAAATCTAAAGCCGGCTGAGCAAGCCAAAGAGGTGGCCAAGGTAAAGCGCTTTGAGTCGGGAGTCTTACGCGACCCAATCACGATTTCTCCTGAGATGACCGTGCGTCAAGTGATTGCTTTATCGAGGGAGCATGGATTTTCAGGATTCCCAGTACTTCAGGGGAAAACGGTAGTTGGCATTATCACCAATCGCGACCTTCGTTTTGAAGAAGATTTAGATGCGACCGTAAAAGCAAAGATGACTCCGCGTGAGCGACTCATCACTGTGAAGGAGGGCGCGAGTCTTGAGGATGCTAAACGACTCATGAGTAAGCACCGCTTGGAGCGCGTATTGGTTGTCAATGACGCTTTCGAGTTACGTGGTTTGGTTACCGTGAAAGATATTTTGAAAGCTACCGAGCATCCGAACGCCGCTAAAGATAGCGAAGGAAAATTACGCGTTGGCGCTGCTGTCGGCGTTGGTTCCGATAATGACGAGCGCGTTGAGCTGCTGGTCAAGGCTGGCGTTGATGTCATTGTGGTCGATACTGCGCATGGCCATAGCCAAGGCGTTCTCGATCGGGTGAAGTGGGTCAAGCAGAACTATCCTCAAGTACAAGTCATCGGCGGCAATATTGCGACTGGCGATGCTGCGAAAGCACTTGCTGACCATGGGGCAGACGGTGTGAAAGTGGGCATTGGTCCCGGCTCTATTTGCACTACCCGAATTGTGGCAGGTGTCGGCGTCCCACAAATTACAGCAGTGGTAAATGTTGCCAATGCCCTAAAGGGAACTGGTATTCCATTGATTGCAGATGGCGGAGTACGCTACTCCGGAGATGTTGCGAAAGCCCTGGCCGCCGGTGCCAATAGCGTGATGATGGGAGGTATGTTTGCTGGAACGGAAGAGGCGCCTGGCGAGGTCTTTTTATACCAAGGGCGATCCTACAAGAGTTATCGCGGCATGGGCTCCTTAGGCGCCATGGCCGATGGTGCCGCCGATCGCTACTTCCAAGAAGATATCAGTGCTGCCAATGCCGAGAAATTGGTCCCCGAGGGAATCGAGGGGCAAGTGCCATATAAGGGAAGCGTCCTAAGTATCTTGCATCAACTGAGTGGCGGCATTCGTTCGTCGATGGGCTATTGTGGCTGCACAACCATTACCCAGTTGCATGAGAAGGCCGGTTTTGTGGAGATTACTTCTGCGGGTGTGCGAGAGTCGCATGTCCATGATGTGAAGATCACGAAGGAAGCCCCTAACTATCACGTTGATTAAGAGTCGCTTGGGCAAAACTGTGCACGATACGATTCTGATTCTTGATTTTGGTTCGCAAGTTACGCAATTAATTGCCCGCCGTGTGCGAGAGTCAAAGGTCTATTCTGAAATCTGGCCTTATGACTCGGATCCTGAACGAATCAAAACATTTGTAAAAGAACGTCGCTGTAAAGGGATCATTCTCTCGGGTGGACCAAGCTCAGTGACGGAGCCTAACAGCCCCAGAGCTCCAGAGATCGTTTTTCAGCTGAATGTTCCAGTCCTTGGTATTTGTTATGGCATGCAAACGATGGCCGCCCAATTAGGTGGTCAGGTTGCCTCGGCAGAGTCATTGGGCAAAGCGCGTGAGTTTGGATATGCCGAGGTACGAGCCCGCGGCCATACGGATTTACTGAACAATATTGAAGACCACCGCACAGCCGAAGGGCATGGAATTCTAAAAGTGTGGATGAGTCACGGTGACTCGGTGACCGAGTTGCCATCCGGATTTAAATTAATGGCCTCAACGTCCTCATGCCCGATTGCAGGAATGGCTAATGAAGAGAAGCATTTTTATGGCTTGCAATTCCATCCTGAGGTAACCCACACCTTAAAGGGTAAAGAGATCCTAAATCGTTTCGTACATGAGATTTGCCAATGCCAGGCTGATTGGGTGATGGGGGATTACATTGCTGAAGCGGTATCGAAGATTAAAGCGCAAGTTGGCAATGACGAAGTAATTTTGGGACTTTCGGGTGGCGTGGACTCGAGTGTGGCTGCAGCACTGATTCATCGAGCCATTGGACCTCAGCTGACGTGTGTATTTGTTGATCATGGCTTGCTTAGGCTTAATGAAGGCAAGATGGTCATGGATATGTTTGCCCGAAACTTGGGAGTCAAAGTGATTCATGTGGACGCCGCGCATGAGTTCCTATCTCAGTTAAAGGGTGTGACCGATCCAGAGCAAAAGCGCAAAATTATCGGCAAAGAATTTGTTGAGGTATTTCAGCGCGAGTCTGGCAAGATCAAAAATGCGAAGTGGCTTGCCCAAGGTACGATTTATCCCGATGTGATTGAGTCGGCAGGTAAGGGTAAAAATAGTGCCCATACGATTAAGAGTCATCACAACGTTGGGGGATTGCCAGAGGACATGCACCTCAAACTTCTGGAGCCATTGCGCGAGTTATTTAAAGACGAAGTGCGAGCCCTGGGTGTAGAACTAGGTTTACCAAAGGAGATGGTGGATCGCCATCCTTTCCCAGGACCAGGACTGGGCGTCCGGATTTTAGGAGAGGTCAAACCGGAGTTTGCGGATCTTTTACGCAGAGCGGATGCCATCTTTATCGAAGAACTTCGCAATGCGATTGATCCAAATACCAAGCAATCTTGGTACGCACTGACGAGTCAGGCGTTTGCAGTCTTTCTGCCTGTGAAATCGGTTGGGGTCATGGGGGATGGTCGGACCTATGAATATGTTGTTGCACTACGCGCAGTGCAAACCCAGGACTTTATGACTGCGCATTGGGCGCATCTGCCACACGAACTGCTTGGCAAAGTATCGAATCGCATAATTAATGAAGTGCGCGGTATCAATCGCGTGGTCTTTGACATCAGTGGTAAACCACCATCCACGATCGAGTGGGAATAGCTATTTTTGTTCTAAGGAGTTTCTATGAACCCCCTACGTCGCCTTGTTATTAGTTCAGCTGCTTTAGCTCCACTGGGTTGCGCAACGGCAACCTTTGATCGCGGCATCCCAGTTGCCGCTCCTAAGAAAATACCCAGTGTGCGCTCGCCCCAATTAGGTCAGGAATGGATCTACTCGCAGTTCGATACATTCTCAAGTCGGTTACTTGATGTGGTAACCGAGCGTATTGAGATTGTGGGGCCAGGAGTTACGATCTCTCGCAGCAATCGCGACGGCGCAAATCTTGCCAGTGAGATTCAATCGTCCTGGGGGATGATTACAACGGATCCGCATTGGGGTCGTATTCTGAACTATGGCCCTGCGATTCCTCTCTGGCCTGAGCAAATGCAGGCTAATTGGAGTAAGCAATTCACGACTCGTTATTCAATTGCGGGATATTCAGATAATTCGTTTGGTTGGCAGCAGTACATGTATTGTGCGGGCTGGGAAAAGCTTAAAGTTCCAGCTGGCGAGTTCACCTGTTTGCGCTATCAAAATCTAATAAATTTTCAGAGTGACGATGCCAATAAGGTGGATTGCATTCGTCACGAGATCATTTGGTTTGCCCCAGAAATTGGACGTTGGGTTGCGCGCGAGTCTTCTGGCTCCTATCAAATTCAGGGCCAAATTGGTGGGGTATTACTCGAGAACAGCACCGCGTGGCAATTGCGTTCTTGGAAGTAACACGCATGTTATTTAAATACCTTTCTTGGCGAAGTGCAACCACTGCCATCGCTAGTTTGTTGTTGACCGCATGCCTGGGTTCGGTATCTCACATCCCAAAGACTGAGATTGCGCCACCTCAGGTTGCTCCAGTTGTTCGAGCGCCGGCAGTGGGGCAGCAGTGGATCTATGAAGTTCGCAATGTTTTCAATGGCGAGTTGGTTGATATTTTGACCGAGACCGTGGTCTCAGTCGGCCCAAAAGTGCAAATTACCAGAGAGGGTAAAAAACTAGGTAAGCTACCTGATGAGATTCAAGTGCCTTGGGGAATGATTTTGCAAGATCCTCACTGGACCCCGCCACAACGGTTTACTAAGGTTGTACCCCTTTGGCCGCAAGAACTCAAGCCCGGTTGGTCTGGTTTTTACCGGACCCGCTATCAAGTGCTGGGAGTTCCAGACAATGATTTCTATTGGGGCCTAACCATTCAAGCAAATGCATGGAATCGGATTAAAACACAAGCTGGTGAGTTTGATGCTCTCTACTACGTGAGTACGGCGGATAATTTCCAAAGCGATGATTGGTTTAGATTGGCCAGTAATCGACGCGATCAAATTTGGTTTGCCCCACAAATTGGCCGTTGGGTTGTGCGCGAAAGTTTTGGTGAGTACCTTTGGTTGGGTATGAGCGGTTGGTCCGGATCCATTAAAGAAGACTATCTGCGCTGGGAACTCATTGCGTGGAAGTAATCTCTATTCATGTACTCGGTTAAAGAAATTTTTTCAACCTTGCAGGGCGAGGGTGCTCAGGCCGGGCGCGCTGCTGTATTTTGCCGATTTGCGGGTTGCAATCTGTGGTCTGGGCGCGAGGAAGATCGATCATCAGCCATTTGCCAGTTTTGCGACACGGATTTTGTCGGAACCGACGGCATTGGGGGCGGTAAGTTCGCGAGTCCCGAGGAGCTTGCACAGGCCATTGAAAACGCCTGGATTGATTCGATGAGAACCCATCGTTATCGCTATGTGGTCATGACCGGTGGAGAGCCGTTATTGCAGCTTGATGAGCCTTTAATCAAGGCCTTGCATGCCAAGCA
This genomic window from Polynucleobacter sp. MWH-UH24A contains:
- a CDS encoding RnfH family protein; the protein is MATKAKSMEILLCDARQDPPLLEIHHLPFHDVQKPTVGWALQILGIANNQDDPAISRKGCYGVFGKRKDWDSPLYAGDRLELYAPLLIDPKSARRKKANRDKDSLLKAKALRRQAAKPRP
- the ppsA gene encoding phosphoenolpyruvate synthase; this encodes MSMQNKQNVYVLPFEELRVGDVESVGGKNSSLGEMISQLASAGVRVPTGFATTSVAFRDFLKHNQLDQKISERLAKLNVDDVRALAEAGAEIRSWIEGAAFQPQLEADIRAAFQKLDTSGKGSFAVRSSATAEDLPDASFAGQQETFLNVSGIDEVLKKIREVFASLYNDRAISYRVHKGFAHADVALSAGVQRMVRSDLGAAGVMFTLDTESGFSGVVFITSSYGLGETVVQGAVNPDEFYVFKETLAKGKKAIIRKSLGSKLIQMQFAPQGSAERVQTVEVNPEERNRFSISDDDVTELAKYAVIIEKHYGRPMDIEWGKDGEDGKIYILQARPETVKSQAADQVELRYRLKGNSKVITTGRAIGQKIGGGPVRVIRDASEMDRVQPGDVLVADMTDPNWEPVMKRASAIVTNRGGRTCHAAIIARELGVPAVVGCSNATDVLQDGAVVTVSCAEGDEGRIYDGLIETEVTEVKRGVLPEIPVKITMNIGNPQLAFDFCQLPNAGVGLARLEFIINNYIGVHPRAVLEYPNIDADLKRAVESVARGYSSPRAFYEDKLVEGVATIAAAFYPKPVIVRLSDFKSNEYKKLIGGSRYEPDEENPMLGFRGASRYVSEDFGEAFALECAAMKRVREEMGLDNVEIMVPFVRTIAQAKRVIDMMAKFGLQRGVNGLKLIMMCEIPSNAILADQFLEYFDGFSIGSNDMTQLTLGLDRDSGMELLAIDFDERDPAVEFMIERSIDACVKQGKYVGICGQGPSDHPDFARWLVKKGITSISLNPDSVVQTWEFLAKNSS
- the guaB gene encoding IMP dehydrogenase codes for the protein MRLIQKALTFDDVLLVPAYSAVLPRDTSLVTQLTREITINIPLVSAAMDTVTEGRLAIAMASEGGIGIIHKNLKPAEQAKEVAKVKRFESGVLRDPITISPEMTVRQVIALSREHGFSGFPVLQGKTVVGIITNRDLRFEEDLDATVKAKMTPRERLITVKEGASLEDAKRLMSKHRLERVLVVNDAFELRGLVTVKDILKATEHPNAAKDSEGKLRVGAAVGVGSDNDERVELLVKAGVDVIVVDTAHGHSQGVLDRVKWVKQNYPQVQVIGGNIATGDAAKALADHGADGVKVGIGPGSICTTRIVAGVGVPQITAVVNVANALKGTGIPLIADGGVRYSGDVAKALAAGANSVMMGGMFAGTEEAPGEVFLYQGRSYKSYRGMGSLGAMADGAADRYFQEDISAANAEKLVPEGIEGQVPYKGSVLSILHQLSGGIRSSMGYCGCTTITQLHEKAGFVEITSAGVRESHVHDVKITKEAPNYHVD
- the smpB gene encoding SsrA-binding protein SmpB; its protein translation is MSIVDNKKAFFDYFIEERYEAGLVLEGWEVKAIRAGRAQIKEAYVVVRNAEIFLIGSHISPLSSTSTHIYADPTRTRKLLLNESEIRKLIGKVEQRGYTLVPLNLHFSKGRVKCEIGLARGKKQHDKREASKERDWEREKARIVRGQLS
- a CDS encoding alpha-E domain-containing protein, which gives rise to MLSRTADCLYWMARYTERAENTARMLDVNYQTSLLPQPSEYRDQSWRKLLTISKLEPAFLASHSQMNQESILRFMIADANNPSSIVSCLRAARENARAIRGRITSELWETQNTTWLELTQLLAKQDYADPSSLLDWVKYRCHLSRGVMHGTMLKNEAYYFMRIGTLLERADNTARILETKYQDPASLRQLKPIQDIQEEADSAFFDFYHWAALLRSVSAFEIYRQIYSDQITPQKAAELLIFNQQMPRSLRYCVGDLIVLMGEIRNQNSKEIERLIGKLQADLDYSDINEVFHIGLEEFTKQFLKRINHIGDELSNAFLIPLAVA
- a CDS encoding transglutaminase family protein; its protein translation is MHLQIEHHTEYQYDNPVRYSIQELRLSPLDSKGQTIVKWQIQSPVKAKSNQDTFGNTCQTLVLDTPYKSMSITAKGEIHTLACHEYQDDPRAVSPYYLLQPTALTQISQPMQSHFESELPKKPDIDSVLALADAIRSSIRYQAGVTTFATTAAQAFTMQAGVCQDHSHIMLSLCRFANIPARYVSGYFFAEESPNLASHAWVDVCLDAEQGRWVSIDVTHACLTDQRHIRLAVGRDYYSAAPIKGIRSGGGQEELRARISIQQVKVL
- a CDS encoding peptidase, with the translated sequence MTYCVALCLNEGLVFLADTRTNAGVDQIGTFRKMTIFHQDRERFFVLMSSGNLAITQAVKEILLQGEIFNGINLWNAKSCHEAATVVGSAVKKVRERDFEDLQKSGIEFNCNLIFGGQIEGEKPRLFNIYAAGNFIETTPETPYFQIGESKYGKPILDRVIRFNTPLNLATKCVLISMDSTIKSNISVGLPLDLLVYEKDSFNLDKLITIDEDNPYFEMMHRIWGEKLKEVALSIPEPSWNGSKRSISIQSPSKKLGTVPVHKPRSKSSSRAKRPKGTNK
- a CDS encoding type II toxin-antitoxin system RatA family toxin codes for the protein MADVNKTVLIGQSADRMYSLVTDVRRYPEFLPWCGGVDIYEQTETVLDAKIKIHFKGIEQFFHTRNTNHRPDSIDMQFVDGPFKKFTGQWRFIPLREDACKIEFNLHWEFKSVILDKIIGPVFSYIASTFVDCFVKRAEQLYGH
- a CDS encoding circularly permuted type 2 ATP-grasp protein, coding for MKTPYDEMFDEHGVARPHYAIFQQWLAEQSDALMALKRAEAELIFRRVGITFAVYGDDLGAERTIPFDQVPRIFTAQEWSTLEAGLRQRVTALNHFIHDVYHDEAIVKAGIIPGEQIFNNAQYRPEMRFVDVPRNIYAQIAGIDIVRAGAGEFYVLEDNLRVPSGVSYMVEDRKMMMRLFPDLFQRYRVAPVEHYPDLLLECLKSVKPEGVKKPNVVVLTPGMFNSAYFEHTYLAQQMGVELVEGKDLFVKDEEVFMRTTQGPQRVDVIYRRIDDDFLDPLAFRSDSALGVAGLLNAYRAGNVTLANAIGTGIADDKSIYPYVPEMIEFYLGEKPILNNVPTYQCRKADDLAYTLAHLHELVVKETHGAGGYGMLVGPASTKEEIERFRDNLIKHPDQYIAQPTLSLSTCPTFVESGIAPRHIDLRPFVLSGKTIKMVPGGLTRVALKEGSLVVNSSQGGGTKDTWVLED